The following are encoded together in the Mammaliicoccus vitulinus genome:
- a CDS encoding pyrimidine-nucleoside phosphorylase, with amino-acid sequence MRMVDVIAKKRDGKALTKEEIEYFVKGYTSGEIPDYQASSLAMAIYFQDMTDDERAHLTMAMVESGDQIDLSEIEGIKVDKHSTGGVGDTTTLVLAPLVAALDVPVAKMSGRGLGHTGGTIDKLEAVKGFHVEITEQDFINLVNKDKVAVIGQSGNLTPADKKLYSLRDVTGTVNSIPLIASSIMSKKIAAGADAIVLDVKTGAGAFMKTIEDSELLAHAMVKIGNNVGRNTMAIISDMSQPLGRAIGNGLEVKEAIETLKGEGPEDLTELVLTLGSQMVVLAKKAETLDEAREKLLEVIQNGKALEKFKVFLENQGGDGSVVEDLSKLPQAQYTFEVKAQESGYVSHIVADEIGVASMLLGAGRATKDDIIDLAVGLVLNKKVGDKVEKGESLVTIYANNKDVEDVESKILENITISDEQVQPTLIHKVITD; translated from the coding sequence TTAAAGGTTATACATCGGGAGAAATACCAGATTATCAAGCATCAAGTTTAGCAATGGCAATATACTTTCAAGATATGACTGATGATGAGCGTGCTCATTTAACAATGGCTATGGTTGAGTCAGGCGATCAAATCGACTTGTCAGAAATTGAAGGTATAAAAGTTGATAAACATTCTACAGGTGGAGTAGGAGATACAACTACGCTTGTGTTAGCACCATTAGTAGCAGCGCTTGATGTACCAGTTGCTAAGATGAGTGGTCGAGGTTTAGGTCATACAGGTGGTACGATTGATAAATTAGAAGCTGTTAAAGGTTTCCATGTAGAAATCACTGAACAAGATTTTATCAATTTAGTTAATAAAGATAAAGTTGCAGTTATTGGTCAATCAGGCAATTTAACGCCGGCTGATAAAAAACTTTATAGCTTAAGAGATGTAACAGGAACTGTGAACTCTATTCCGCTTATCGCTTCATCAATCATGAGTAAAAAGATTGCAGCCGGAGCAGACGCAATTGTATTAGATGTTAAAACAGGTGCTGGTGCATTTATGAAGACAATTGAAGATTCTGAATTACTTGCGCATGCAATGGTTAAAATCGGGAATAATGTAGGTAGAAATACGATGGCCATCATTTCGGATATGAGCCAGCCTTTAGGAAGAGCAATCGGTAATGGATTAGAAGTAAAAGAAGCGATTGAAACATTAAAAGGTGAAGGACCAGAGGATTTAACGGAACTTGTATTAACTTTAGGATCTCAAATGGTTGTACTAGCTAAAAAAGCAGAAACTTTAGATGAAGCGAGAGAAAAACTTTTAGAAGTGATTCAAAATGGTAAAGCTTTAGAAAAATTCAAAGTATTCCTTGAAAACCAAGGTGGAGACGGATCAGTCGTAGAAGACTTATCTAAATTACCACAAGCTCAGTATACATTCGAAGTTAAAGCACAAGAATCAGGTTATGTATCTCATATCGTAGCTGATGAAATCGGAGTAGCTTCAATGCTCTTAGGTGCAGGTAGAGCAACAAAGGATGATATAATTGACTTGGCAGTCGGTTTAGTATTAAATAAAAAAGTTGGAGATAAAGTTGAAAAAGGTGAATCGTTAGTTACTATTTATGCTAATAATAAAGATGTTGAAGATGTAGAGTCTAAAATATTAGAGAACATCACAATTTCTGATGAACAAGTTCAACCAACTTTAATCCATAAAGTGATTACAGATTAG
- the deoB gene encoding phosphopentomutase, which translates to MTNRFKRIHLIVMDSVGIGEAPDAKAFGDEGSHTLKHTLEGFNETLPNLEKLGLGNIADLPVVNKVDQPEAFYTKLSEASVGKDTMTGHWEIMGLNIDKPFKVYPEGFPEELVKEIESMTGRKVVANKPASGTEIIDEYGKHQMETGDLIVYTSADPVLQIAAHEDVIPLEELYDICEKVRELTKDPKYLIGRIIARPYVGEPGNFTRTSNRHDYALKPFGETVMNTLKDADYDVIAIGKINDIYDGEGVTKSIRTKDNMDGMDKLIDVVKSDFTGISFLNLVDFDALYGHRRDKEGYAQAIKEFDNRLEELQSVLQEDDLVIITADHGNDPTAPGTDHTREYVPLLIFSPSINEYRELSGDNTFSSIGATIADNFKVTLPKFGKSYLKEMGIK; encoded by the coding sequence ATGACAAACCGTTTTAAACGTATTCATTTAATAGTAATGGATTCAGTAGGAATAGGGGAAGCACCAGATGCTAAAGCATTCGGTGACGAAGGTTCACATACATTAAAACATACACTTGAAGGTTTTAATGAAACTTTGCCTAACCTTGAAAAATTAGGACTAGGCAATATAGCTGATTTACCAGTTGTTAATAAAGTGGATCAGCCAGAAGCTTTTTACACTAAATTAAGTGAAGCTTCAGTAGGCAAAGATACAATGACAGGACATTGGGAAATCATGGGCTTAAATATCGATAAACCATTTAAAGTTTATCCAGAAGGTTTTCCAGAAGAGTTAGTTAAAGAAATTGAATCAATGACTGGTAGAAAAGTTGTCGCTAATAAACCAGCTTCTGGTACAGAGATTATCGATGAATATGGTAAACATCAAATGGAAACAGGCGATTTAATTGTTTATACTTCAGCAGACCCAGTCTTACAAATTGCTGCTCATGAAGATGTTATTCCTTTAGAAGAATTATATGATATTTGTGAGAAAGTAAGAGAATTAACAAAAGATCCAAAATATTTAATAGGTAGAATTATTGCACGTCCATATGTAGGAGAACCAGGTAATTTCACAAGAACTTCAAATAGACATGACTATGCATTGAAACCATTTGGCGAAACAGTTATGAATACTTTGAAAGATGCTGACTATGATGTTATCGCAATCGGTAAAATTAATGACATCTATGATGGCGAAGGCGTTACAAAATCTATTAGAACAAAAGATAACATGGATGGCATGGATAAACTTATCGATGTTGTGAAAAGTGATTTTACAGGAATCAGTTTCTTAAACTTAGTTGATTTCGATGCTTTATATGGTCATAGAAGAGATAAAGAAGGCTATGCTCAAGCTATTAAAGAGTTTGACAATCGACTAGAAGAGCTACAATCTGTCTTGCAAGAAGATGATTTAGTCATCATTACTGCTGACCACGGCAATGATCCAACGGCGCCTGGAACAGATCATACACGTGAATATGTACCGTTATTAATATTTAGTCCAAGTATAAATGAGTATCGTGAATTATCTGGAGATAATACATTTAGCTCAATTGGTGCAACAATTGCCGATAACTTTAAAGTAACATTACCTAAATTCGGGAAAAGTTATTTAAAGGAAATGGGGATTAAGTAA
- a CDS encoding DoxX family protein translates to MKWVRRIFGIGFTFAGVMHFVRSEGFEAIVPSYLPFKKAIIWITGVMEIIFGLLLILKKPSELTKKLIEWFLVAVFPANVYMAQKNIPLNGKVLPKWALWGRLPLQYVLIKLVRKM, encoded by the coding sequence ATGAAATGGGTTAGACGAATTTTTGGAATAGGATTTACTTTTGCTGGTGTTATGCATTTTGTAAGATCAGAAGGTTTTGAAGCTATTGTACCAAGTTATTTACCATTTAAAAAAGCGATTATTTGGATAACTGGCGTAATGGAAATCATATTTGGTTTACTTCTAATATTGAAAAAGCCAAGTGAGCTAACTAAAAAACTAATCGAATGGTTCTTAGTAGCAGTATTTCCAGCAAACGTTTATATGGCACAAAAAAATATTCCATTAAACGGCAAAGTATTACCAAAATGGGCATTGTGGGGAAGACTACCTTTACAATATGTACTCATTAAATTAGTAAGAAAAATGTAA
- a CDS encoding S-ribosylhomocysteine lyase has product MTKMNVESFNLDHTIVDAPFVRLAGIKEGQNGDVIHKYDIRFKQPNKEHMEMPALHSLEHLMAENIRNHTDKVVDVSPMGCQTGFYASFINHDDYDDVLSILEKTLKDVEKATEVPACNEVQCGWAASHSLEGAQQLATEFLAKKESWKNIFKED; this is encoded by the coding sequence ATGACAAAAATGAATGTTGAAAGTTTTAATTTAGATCATACGATAGTAGACGCACCATTTGTAAGACTTGCTGGAATCAAAGAAGGACAAAATGGTGATGTTATTCATAAATATGATATTCGTTTCAAACAACCAAACAAAGAACATATGGAAATGCCTGCATTACACTCATTAGAACATTTAATGGCAGAAAACATTAGAAACCATACTGACAAAGTAGTAGACGTAAGTCCAATGGGTTGTCAAACAGGTTTCTATGCTTCATTTATAAACCATGACGATTATGACGATGTACTTTCTATTTTAGAAAAAACATTGAAAGATGTTGAAAAAGCAACTGAAGTGCCAGCTTGTAATGAAGTACAATGCGGTTGGGCTGCAAGTCACTCATTAGAAGGCGCTCAACAATTAGCAACTGAATTTTTAGCTAAAAAAGAGAGCTGGAAAAATATTTTTAAAGAAGATTAA
- a CDS encoding GrpB family protein — protein MERLQVVPYDSIWQHLFLEEKKHLQSLLKEHSINIEHIGSTAIPGLSAKPIIDILIVVKDSKAIDAFTQELSALGYESKGERGVIGNRYFKKYDNYGEVSHHLHIYDEDSPHILRLLSFRDYLRTFNGERERYSRLKHDLVVDYPGDSDEYYKGKDSMIKEFEKKAEKWYLKSNDIATNH, from the coding sequence ATGGAAAGGTTACAAGTAGTCCCTTACGACAGTATATGGCAACATCTTTTTCTTGAAGAGAAAAAACATTTACAGTCGTTATTGAAAGAACATAGTATAAACATAGAACATATTGGGTCAACGGCAATTCCTGGATTATCTGCGAAGCCGATTATAGATATATTAATAGTGGTAAAAGATAGTAAAGCTATTGATGCGTTTACTCAAGAATTATCAGCTTTAGGATATGAATCTAAAGGTGAACGTGGTGTCATCGGAAATAGGTACTTTAAAAAATACGATAATTATGGAGAGGTTTCTCACCACTTACATATATATGATGAAGATAGTCCACATATATTAAGATTATTATCTTTTAGAGATTATTTAAGAACTTTTAACGGAGAGAGAGAAAGATATAGTCGTTTAAAACATGATTTAGTTGTCGATTATCCTGGTGATAGTGACGAATACTATAAAGGTAAAGATAGTATGATTAAAGAGTTTGAGAAAAAAGCAGAGAAATGGTATTTAAAGTCAAATGATATTGCGACAAATCATTGA
- a CDS encoding M20 family metallopeptidase, with protein sequence MSNLSQNIINYIEQNKHLYLSMSHQIHERPELGNEEVFASRLLSDQLKSHHFKIEKNIANHPTGFIATYDSNKEGPTIAYLAEYDALPGLGHACGHNIIGTSSVLAGISLSKVVDQVGGKVVVLGCPAEEGGINGSAKASYVKAGVIDNIDVALMVHPGHETYVTVPSLAVDVFDVKFYGKSAHASENAFEAVNALDAMLSFFNGVSMLRQQIKKTDKVHGVILNGGEAANIIPDFTHARFYTRATSRKQLDMLTDKVRKIAEGAAIQTGGTYELRPIQNGVNEFIINKPLDELFRKHAEKIGEAVIDDDFGFGSTDTGNVSHIVPTIHPHIKIGPSNLVGHTKEFCQAAASKQGDKALISGAKILASMGLELIENASLRNEIIEHHQTLRENLL encoded by the coding sequence ATGAGCAATTTATCACAAAATATTATAAATTATATAGAACAGAATAAGCACCTGTATTTATCAATGAGTCATCAAATTCATGAACGTCCTGAACTAGGGAATGAAGAAGTTTTTGCATCTCGATTATTAAGTGATCAATTGAAAAGTCATCATTTTAAAATAGAGAAAAACATTGCGAATCATCCAACAGGTTTCATTGCGACATATGATTCAAACAAAGAAGGACCAACGATTGCTTATTTAGCTGAATACGATGCACTACCTGGACTAGGTCATGCGTGTGGCCATAACATTATCGGAACGTCTAGTGTTTTAGCCGGTATAAGTTTGTCTAAAGTTGTGGATCAAGTAGGTGGTAAAGTCGTTGTACTAGGTTGTCCAGCTGAAGAAGGCGGTATTAACGGTAGTGCCAAAGCGAGTTATGTTAAAGCAGGCGTTATAGATAACATCGATGTCGCGCTAATGGTACATCCAGGGCATGAGACTTATGTAACAGTGCCTTCACTGGCTGTTGACGTATTTGATGTGAAGTTCTATGGAAAAAGTGCGCATGCTTCTGAGAACGCTTTTGAAGCTGTAAATGCACTCGATGCTATGTTGTCATTTTTTAATGGGGTAAGTATGTTAAGACAACAAATTAAAAAAACAGATAAAGTACATGGCGTTATTTTAAATGGGGGAGAAGCGGCGAATATTATTCCTGATTTCACGCATGCACGCTTCTATACACGTGCGACTTCTCGTAAACAATTAGATATGCTGACAGATAAAGTACGTAAAATAGCTGAAGGGGCAGCTATACAAACGGGTGGTACATATGAATTACGACCAATACAAAATGGTGTGAATGAATTCATTATTAATAAACCTCTAGATGAATTGTTTAGAAAACACGCTGAAAAAATTGGTGAAGCAGTAATTGATGATGATTTTGGTTTCGGTTCGACAGATACAGGGAATGTAAGTCATATCGTACCGACTATACATCCACACATTAAAATAGGACCATCTAATCTAGTCGGCCACACGAAAGAATTTTGTCAGGCAGCTGCCAGTAAGCAAGGCGATAAAGCATTAATAAGCGGTGCGAAAATATTAGCCTCAATGGGTTTAGAGCTTATAGAAAACGCGTCCCTTAGAAATGAAATTATCGAGCATCATCAAACGTTAAGGGAGAACTTATTATGA
- the ldmS gene encoding L-aspartate--L-methionine ligase LdmS: protein MKNEYGKPLTLTLKDLYGDYVVYNSRPSYEDNPWLTTEEAQSDFLTARELIISNMPMIVHEACLTNNVKSLLKLVNVEIPDNIYTYKDRESYENLIQQLTRDNKKIFFQYIHGEHLCEDDLYAVHKSRFIDLNNKSKLDQWTDGKYLPKREIVNSKDFEEKMKSWKLPVVLKPGDELPTAGGYGVMICYNEEDLQKAIARIKEATDTKQIIIEQFIEEIENYCVQYAYSEKTGIQYIGAVKQLTDKYGFYNGNINSKEVPKSVIDAGCEIMKKGVEHGYKGVSGFDLLIDKDEQIFAIDLNFRQNGSTSMLLLKERLNKGFHKFLSYHAKGDNTHFINTIKKYIEEGYLYPLSYYDGDYFGKGKVKSRFAGIWHAENESKALEREQSFLEELSKNSE, encoded by the coding sequence ATGAAAAATGAGTATGGGAAGCCACTAACATTAACACTTAAAGATTTGTATGGAGATTATGTCGTTTATAATTCGAGACCTTCATATGAAGATAATCCATGGTTAACAACTGAAGAAGCACAATCCGATTTTTTAACTGCTAGAGAATTAATCATAAGTAATATGCCTATGATCGTTCATGAAGCATGTTTAACCAATAATGTTAAAAGTTTATTAAAATTAGTAAATGTGGAAATTCCAGATAATATTTATACTTATAAAGACAGAGAGAGTTATGAGAATTTAATTCAACAATTAACCCGTGATAATAAGAAAATATTTTTCCAATATATTCATGGAGAACATTTGTGTGAAGATGACTTATATGCAGTCCATAAATCACGGTTTATAGACTTAAATAATAAATCTAAATTAGACCAATGGACAGATGGTAAATATTTACCTAAGCGAGAAATAGTAAATAGTAAAGACTTTGAAGAAAAAATGAAAAGTTGGAAACTACCAGTCGTTCTTAAACCAGGTGATGAGTTGCCCACTGCCGGCGGTTACGGCGTGATGATATGTTATAATGAAGAAGACTTACAAAAAGCAATAGCACGCATTAAAGAAGCTACTGACACAAAGCAAATTATCATTGAGCAATTTATAGAAGAAATCGAAAATTATTGTGTGCAATATGCATATAGTGAAAAAACAGGTATTCAATATATAGGCGCTGTAAAACAACTCACGGATAAATATGGCTTTTATAATGGCAACATCAATTCAAAAGAAGTACCGAAAAGTGTAATAGATGCAGGGTGCGAAATTATGAAAAAAGGTGTAGAGCACGGGTATAAAGGCGTTTCAGGTTTTGACCTATTAATCGATAAAGATGAACAAATATTTGCGATTGATTTAAACTTTAGACAAAATGGCTCAACGAGCATGCTTTTACTTAAAGAACGATTGAACAAAGGATTCCACAAATTTTTAAGTTATCACGCTAAAGGGGATAATACACATTTTATAAATACAATCAAAAAATACATCGAAGAAGGATATTTATATCCACTTTCTTACTATGATGGAGATTACTTTGGTAAAGGTAAAGTGAAGTCAAGATTTGCTGGAATATGGCATGCAGAAAACGAATCTAAAGCTTTAGAAAGAGAACAATCATTTCTTGAAGAACTAAGTAAAAACAGCGAATAA
- a CDS encoding DUF2750 domain-containing protein, which yields MAIQDMSMFKQILAKEKFYVVLIDRKILRDENTDNRLIWSKKEFAESYLKEFNITQYDKIMELDLDRFVTYEMDDILDEEDKFIIEKYENNKGIELEAISFIEEIMSELDDIRIEEFAEDICYESYVYGLTVKGQKQFIIVSEEDASLPNMMTVWSTRKLAEKVQRDDFEEYDIIEVETEVFEEWLEDLKQENIALGINLKSGMIGTITDPKAVLKAMPC from the coding sequence ATGGCTATCCAGGATATGTCTATGTTCAAACAAATATTAGCTAAAGAAAAATTTTACGTTGTTTTAATTGATCGCAAGATTCTAAGAGATGAAAATACAGACAACCGTCTTATTTGGTCAAAAAAAGAATTTGCTGAATCATATTTAAAAGAGTTTAACATAACTCAATATGATAAAATTATGGAATTAGACCTAGACAGATTTGTAACATATGAAATGGATGACATTCTAGATGAAGAAGATAAATTCATCATAGAAAAATATGAAAATAACAAGGGAATAGAATTAGAAGCAATTTCATTTATTGAAGAAATTATGAGTGAACTAGATGATATCCGAATTGAAGAGTTTGCAGAAGATATTTGTTATGAAAGTTATGTATACGGGTTAACAGTTAAGGGGCAAAAACAATTCATCATTGTATCAGAAGAAGATGCAAGTTTGCCGAACATGATGACTGTTTGGAGTACACGTAAACTCGCTGAAAAAGTACAACGTGATGACTTTGAAGAATACGATATTATCGAAGTAGAAACAGAAGTATTTGAAGAATGGTTAGAAGACTTGAAACAAGAAAATATCGCTTTAGGTATTAACTTGAAATCAGGTATGATTGGTACAATTACAGATCCAAAAGCAGTATTAAAAGCAATGCCTTGCTAG
- a CDS encoding ABC transporter ATP-binding protein, translating to MIKLIGVSKEHQHHMLLKNINLEIERGKVYGFKGRNGSGKTMLLRAILGLIKVDGKVLINNEPLKFGSKYPLKVGVFIEKPSIIPEFTALKNLKLVAALKGITDINEITKYLVELGLDPKDKRKVRKYSLGMKQKVGIAQTLMGDPELVVLDEPTNALDRKSIEILVQILERLKQQGCTILIASHQLEDIESVVDKVVHIEAGALE from the coding sequence ATGATTAAATTGATAGGTGTATCGAAAGAACATCAGCATCATATGTTATTAAAGAATATAAATTTAGAAATTGAGCGTGGAAAGGTATATGGATTTAAAGGACGAAATGGTTCTGGTAAGACAATGTTATTACGAGCTATATTAGGATTGATTAAAGTTGATGGGAAAGTCCTCATTAATAATGAACCACTTAAATTTGGGTCGAAATATCCACTTAAAGTAGGTGTCTTCATTGAGAAACCTAGTATTATACCTGAATTTACTGCTTTGAAAAATCTTAAACTAGTAGCTGCATTAAAAGGAATAACGGATATCAATGAAATTACAAAATATTTAGTAGAACTTGGTTTAGATCCTAAAGATAAACGGAAAGTTAGAAAGTACTCTTTAGGAATGAAACAGAAAGTAGGGATTGCTCAAACTTTAATGGGGGATCCTGAACTAGTTGTATTAGATGAACCAACCAATGCACTCGATAGAAAGAGTATTGAAATACTCGTACAAATTCTTGAAAGATTAAAGCAACAAGGATGTACAATCTTAATCGCTTCACATCAATTAGAAGATATTGAAAGTGTTGTAGATAAGGTGGTTCATATTGAAGCAGGTGCGTTAGAATGA
- a CDS encoding TrmB family transcriptional regulator, giving the protein MDQMIDILKRFGLSEYGSKAYISLVQNPGITAYKLSEISSVPRSKIYEALNKIEEQGIAYFNLQDQKKYYYALPPKQTIHLFEQKQNEELVQLEKEINKLNIVTENTPIQIEVLTNETTIFNNIEYAIKKANTQITVSIWSDIYQILTKNINKDIHVQGITFQVDQPGYDLINHRYTNYVKNSLTLKPFVVIVDDEYMIYGQTAETNMRAYISRDRTQIKMMKDYIWHDVLVNTYVSKFEEDIEDEITLKRKTFFS; this is encoded by the coding sequence ATGGATCAAATGATAGATATTTTAAAACGCTTTGGATTAAGCGAATATGGATCTAAAGCTTATATTTCTTTAGTACAAAATCCAGGTATAACAGCTTATAAATTAAGTGAAATATCAAGTGTACCTAGATCGAAAATATATGAAGCACTTAACAAAATCGAAGAACAAGGGATTGCATATTTCAACTTACAAGACCAAAAGAAATATTATTATGCATTACCTCCGAAACAAACGATTCATTTATTTGAACAAAAACAAAACGAAGAATTAGTTCAACTTGAAAAAGAAATCAACAAATTAAATATCGTAACCGAAAATACACCTATACAAATAGAAGTCCTTACAAACGAGACGACTATTTTCAATAATATTGAATACGCAATAAAAAAAGCAAATACACAAATCACCGTTTCAATTTGGTCAGATATATATCAAATCTTAACTAAAAACATCAACAAAGACATTCATGTACAAGGCATTACTTTCCAAGTCGATCAACCAGGATATGATTTAATCAATCATCGCTACACAAATTATGTGAAAAATTCATTAACATTGAAACCATTTGTAGTGATCGTCGATGATGAATATATGATTTATGGACAGACAGCTGAAACAAATATGCGTGCATATATTAGTCGTGACCGTACACAAATAAAAATGATGAAAGATTATATATGGCATGACGTATTAGTGAATACATATGTCAGTAAATTTGAAGAAGATATAGAAGACGAAATAACCCTTAAGAGAAAAACCTTTTTCTCTTAA
- a CDS encoding pentapeptide repeat-containing protein: MKIIEPKLKIAFQFAEDKSFTLLQSSYDLYFNKAVIHMDEETSQIDTVYFNQCTFESVDFTKLHALDVVFKGCDLSNCTFNDASLNRVQFIDCRMMGATFTDLKLKHVQFSNCQLKMSQFLNCKFDHVRFNENQMAETYISFCSQKSMELVRCSLESLEVVETSLNNIDLSTDEIEQLIIQPSDLKGATVSEYQAYDILPLFGVSVTSN; this comes from the coding sequence ATGAAAATTATAGAACCAAAGTTAAAAATAGCATTTCAGTTTGCCGAAGATAAGTCATTTACGCTTTTACAATCTTCATATGACCTATATTTTAATAAAGCAGTGATTCATATGGATGAAGAAACAAGCCAAATAGATACCGTGTATTTCAATCAATGCACATTTGAATCGGTTGATTTCACGAAATTACATGCCTTAGATGTTGTGTTTAAAGGATGCGATTTATCAAATTGTACCTTCAATGACGCCTCTCTCAATAGAGTTCAATTTATCGACTGTCGTATGATGGGTGCAACATTTACAGACCTTAAACTTAAACATGTACAATTCTCTAATTGCCAATTGAAAATGAGTCAATTTTTAAACTGTAAGTTTGATCATGTACGATTCAATGAGAATCAAATGGCCGAAACTTATATTTCATTTTGCTCACAAAAATCAATGGAACTTGTACGTTGTTCACTTGAATCTTTAGAAGTCGTTGAAACATCGTTAAACAATATTGATTTATCCACTGATGAAATCGAGCAATTAATCATACAACCTTCCGACTTAAAAGGCGCCACCGTTTCAGAATACCAAGCATATGATATACTCCCATTATTCGGAGTGAGTGTGACTTCAAACTAG